AACTTGGCGAAAACTTGTACTCTGTATTAAGATTGGTGACTCTCCAATACTGGCTGTTTTCTTGTACTAGTTCTAATCTTTGATACTCCTCAATGGGGTTGTACAATTGCCAACCTTTGACATCCAAATTCTGTTCAAGCATATTTGGTTTGTAAGAATATGCGTATAGTTGTTTAATATCATTCTCAGTCTTGGAAATTGTAATAAGTGAGCTCAACTTTGTAAACACTTCGCTacaaattaaatcattcatgaaatcaaatgagTAATATGTGAAATCCTTGCATTGCAACCGAATATGCGACGCACTATAATGATCAAATCCTTTCATCACTATTTTCGGAGTATTATCCACCTGCGACCCCGTGTTCCTAGTCTTAGAACTATTCCCGTTATTGTGATTAATCCATGAGGAACCTCTAGCCTTTGACATTTTCTCTATCATGGGATAACATATCCATATTTCTTTTGGATTGGTGGATGTCGATGTATTGGATGTGAAACTAAACACCAAATGGAAAGAAGACAAGATAAGTGTTCCTGGAATATGATATCCTCGTCTATTTAAAATAACATTTTCCACTTTGAAAACGTTATCCATCCTCccagttttcaaattgattattgattattttctaaagaaacaaaaccAATAAAATGCAATGGgcaatataaaaaaatataaagaaaaatctaAAGGGAAATAAAACAGTATATTCCAAACgtaaatataattcaattcaatccTAAACGATGTCTATATAGCTAATTTGTTGGTCTCAAATGTTGAAGATTAGCTgtgatttatatttgagtatgtgtgtgtatgAATCTTCTCTTTGCTTTCACCGAAAATGTTGTGAAGAACGATTATTTATCAGTGCGGGAAAAAATTTGTACTCGTAATCTTACATACCGGATTACTTTATTTGGATGATTCACCGATTAGATATTGTACCATGTGACTAtggaaaataaaacaatgaTCACAGATGTGAATTAGAAGTGGCAACGAGCTGGCTGTTGACGTATTTCCATATCTTAAGCGAGGGAATGACGTTTATTTAAACATATTACATACATTTTACAAACCTTCAAATTTTCTAATACCGTGTTCATGTTTTTGCATATTACGAAGTTGTTTAGTTGTCAACTTCTTCTCCTTgactttttgtttcttctgAGAAGGTTCAGGCACTTCTTGgtcttcttcatcatcttctggTTGTGTGTTTTTAGTTGCTTTtgtcaatttattaatgtcaattgtttttcttttgggCTTGGATATAAGTTGAGAAATATCATCTCGTTTCTTGCGTAACTGTAGATCGTCTTCGACGTCTACATCGTCTTTATCAGAATCATCATCTGGATTCGTGTCAAGCTCCTCGTCTGAAGAGCTTATATCACTCCAGGAATCTTCACCAGATACACTCTCAGAATCATCTCCATCactatcatcattatcgtcatcatcatcttcatcattctGTTCTTCATCTTGTGTGTTAGACCAAATCTTTAATGTGTCCATACCAGCACTAACCAATCTATAATCAAAATCGATATCCAAAATTCCCACTTCGTCAACTGCACCATGTTTGCCTTTGGCCACTGAATGCAAACGAGTCTCAACCACTCTACCTCTTTTATAATTAATTCTATGCAACAACCCTTCGCTGTCACCACACCAAACTGAGTTTGCCATATCTTCATTATCGGCATTCATAGTTGAAATGATCGTATCTATAGATGCAGATTTATTAACTTTTACACGAGACAATTGATCCATGAGTTTATTCTTTGAATTCTTCCATATAGTAATCAAACCTTCTCCATGAGAAACCAAAACGGTATCATTTGATTGAGATACTTCATCACTAGGGAAACACATTGCCAataattcatcttcttgGTCGTCAGATTGTGTAATGATACCCTTTCTAATATCAATGTGTGCTAAAGTAGTAGATCCTAACGTTAGATAATGATAGGCTGATACAGCGGGCATAGCTAAAATATGGTTTATCGAATCATCATGGGCACTTTCAACTTtgaattttaatttattggaGTTTAAATTGGCGCTGTCATAGACTAGCACATGTCCATCCTCTGTCCctgataataaaaatggATGAGTTACCGAGTGGCATAATTTAGTTAATAAATCTTTCTTGTTGGAGTAATCAGACAGAACATCAACTTTCCCCACGACTTTCCCAGTTTCAGTAGATGcctttttaataatattatcGGTTCCACATGTATAAATGAAATCACCCACAGAATTTTCCAATGGCTCAAAGATGGCATGTCTACATGATCCCTTATGACGTTTTGTTTTCCAATTAGTATTGATGAGATCTCCATCGTTTGGAATTTCAGTGTTGTCTTGAACTATGGTCCAccattttttcttcagttGAGAGACTGATTTGTTGATGTGTGGTATTTTACCTTGAGTATAAGCTTGTTTTTCCAATGTAGCATATTCTTCTCTTTTCGATTGAGTCAATTCTTCTAGTTTCTCTGCATCATAAGAATTACAATAGACATGACCAGTAGCTAAACctgataataaaattggtttTGTGGGATGAGATGCAGCAGTGAATAAAGGATCATTATAATTAATTTCTAAAATTGGCGATACAGACGATTCCAATATTTGTGCAGCATTAGAAGAGTtggatttctttttacCCATGGCGGTATAGtacaattaatgatttattaagcttgaattttttcatttttgattaattttttattcgATGCTTTGCGATGAGCGCTAAATTACTGGAAAGCAATCACCAACGGGTGCTACCAATCCACACATTACAAAAGTGTTCTAGAGTAAGATTATACTTGTTAATGACTGTATTTAATTTTGCTATCAAGTAAAACTAACATTATCATGGTAATGACTGGAAAAAGTTGCTAAGATAGTATAAAACGCCAATCGCTCTAGGGTTAGCATCTATAATTCTGTTTTAGAACTTGACAttacattttcaattgtattGCCAGGATTTACAATTTGCCTGACAAATTCAACACTTGATAATGTATAGCTTGAGGCTCAATATAAAATCGATAAAAGAGacatatacatataaaACTAAATGTAAGTCAAAACAGTTTTGGGTAAATCGCAAAAAAACTAAACGATTTTGACAGGGAACGATacaataacaaaacaaaaacatcagcacatttttatttttttcaactctCGAGAGTCCAATCAGACAACGTTGATTTGCAATTTACATTATTTGTTGGGATTTCTACATTTATATATAACGTTTTATATATccataatttttcatccTCCTAGCTTTTTTTCTCCTACAATCACTATCCACCTCCctatttcaatcaattaatgacTTTGACAACTCTACCTCAAAATGCAAGAGTGGCAGTTTTAGGAGCAGGAATTCTGGGATTAACATTCACATATTTCCTTTCTAAACTACGCCCAGATTTACAATTcacaatatttgaaaaactgAAAAGACCAGGTGGTTGGATGTCATCACCTAAATTACACGTCAATAATACCAATGAATCGattctttttgaaaagGGACCAAGAACTTTACGTGGAGTTAAAGATGGGACTTTATTAATGCTTGATATTTTAAGaaaattggatttggaTTCTCAAATAGAagtaattaatgaaaaatgtaATGCCAATAAGAAATATATTCTTGATTCTTCAGGGGAAATCATTCAAGTGCCTAATTCAATTggaacaacaattgaatttcttaAAAATGTTAAATGTGTCGATAGAAAATTAATAACTGGGATAATAAAGGAACCATTTGTGAAACCAATAAAAGAAGATGAAACgattgaacaatttttcaaaagaagaTTAGGTAGTACCGTACTTACAGATAATGTTGCCAGTTCTATTATTCATGGGATATATGCTGGAGATGTCGGGAAATTGAGTATTAAAAGTATTATGTCATTTATgaaagatattgaaaatcaatcaGGATCCATAGTGAAacatattttcaaatcccTATATtcaaccaagaaaaaagaggaaCCACAATTATCACAAGAATTACAAACATACAATCAGTTAATGTCTCCAAAAGCGGAATTGTTGACTCTACAAAAAACATTGAAACAATACCCTATGATTAAATTGCATGATGGAATGGAAACCTTACCTAAATATTTAGCTGAATATTtaatcaacaacaccaacacaAAAATCGAATATAATACTTCTATACAAGATATAGATGCAGTGACAGGGAAAATCAATGGTGAATCATATGATCATATCCGATCCACTATTAATACCCATGATTTAGCAAAAACATTACCAACAACAGATCCATTAGTACCTGAATTGAAATCCATAGAATACGTCAGTATCTTTTTAACCAATGTTTATTCAAGATCGTCAAATTTGATACCTAAAGGTAAACCAGGGTTTGGATTTTTATCACCACGATATGGAAATGTTTGGAAAAATCCTGATGCATTATTAGGAACAATTTATGATtctgatattgaaaataatgtCGAAGGACTCTTTGTTGATACTAAACCTGTTCATaatccaaataataaaatcacCATTATGATGGGTGGTCATTATTATACAAATTGGACAATTCCTTCGAATTCagtgaatttgaaaattgttaaAGATGTATTGacatcaaaattaaaagttgatttatcaaaattcaatCTAAAAGTGATTAAAGATGGTGAACCATTACAAAtagatgaaattaatgacAATGATCTTGTGATTTCATATAATTTCCATTCAAATTGTATTCCCCAATATAATTTGGGTTATcaagaaacaaaagatAAAGTAAATCAATTACTCGATAAAGGTTATAAGCTTTCATTTGGAGGAACGGTGTTTGCTGATGGTGTTGGTGTTCCTGATTGTGTGTTGAATGGGTTCAAAGATGCcttaaaattgaaatagtCTCCTCAACATATATAATTGTGCATActagtatatatatacatataatTTTATTCATACAGTGGCATcacttcttcatcattatcatcttgtagtttttgtttctccTGAGAAATAACTTTAGATTCCTTGACAGCATAATTTAATACAAGTGGTTTGTCaaaaaaatcttgatttttcaaatttctcAACGCCAATGTAGCCAGATTTAAATTACTAAATATTATAAAGGCAAAACCATTCTGTAGATTTATAGAAATGATATCTCCAAATGCAGAAAATAATAGGTACAAATTATGcaataaaattttcttattgattttggtatTTAGATTTTTGACATATAACGTTTGTGATGGTTTGAGATTTACATAATCTAGTTtgactttctttttagaGTCTTTATGGGAGTTTTCAGTAGATGATGATCTTTTTGTACTTGGCATTGGAATTCAACAGTATCGTTAATGAAGGAAATGGTTATTGTCTAAGAAAGAgatgtattattattattattatttgtgaACAGACCAAGAGCGAGAAGTACGCTTTTTGGTCGTGCAAAAAAACACAATTTTGAGACATCTCATTAGGGAAAGAATTCACGACTTTATATACACACATGCGGCTATTGTTGATAGATTTGGGTCAATTAATTgctggtttttttttaaaaaatattacaTAACCATTACATATTATTCTACTATAACCTGAAATTCTAGTAATTTTCTAGATcgttgttttcattttttaaaCTTCCTACATTAATCCCTtagaaaaatgaaactaGTAGCTTCGTATAAatagttttcaaattgctcttcaaattgatagtttattttttttttggcatttttctttattccACCTTATTGACACCTATAACTAATGACTTTGACTTCGACTGGTGATAACAGGAAACAATCCTTACTGGATGATGTTCGCGAAGGGTCATCTTCTATTTCTACTAATGTTGCAGACCGTTCTAATAGTAATCATCTTATACCTTTATCTCCTGAACAGCAACGTgaattggaagaagaaCTCCCTGAAATCGAACAAGAATTAACTGATAgcgaagaagaagatgaattcATTCGTCGATTTGGAGATATTGAATTCCAATATATTAAGCCACCAAAACAAAGTGTATGGTTTAGACGTCCTCATgcattaaattattttaaaGATGGAGTTTTATTCCGTACTAAAGGTGAACGAACTTCAGCCAAAACAGAATTGTTTTTAGATTTGTTATACGTGGGGATTATTGCCAATTTAGCCGGTGAAGCAAGTGAAGAAGCTGGTGGTAAGgcattattgaaatatgttttattatttttaccAACATGGGTGATTTGGGCTGACATTAAAGATTTTaccaattattattataatgaAGATTTGTCACAAAAAATGTACATTTTTTGGATTCTTGCCTTGTTGACTTTGTATATCAATAGTCATTATGCATTATTGAATAGTACCGATGGAGCAGCATTAACTATTGTTCCATACATTCTATGTCGATTATCATTGGCAGTAagttattttgtttattcatttttcatcCCAGAGCACAGAGCCCAATCAAGATTATACGCAGCTATGGTGTTGGTGACCTCTTTATGTTGGATTGCCGTTATATTTGTTCCAACAAGAGTGAAAATTGGTCTTGCCTTTgcctttttatttttagaaCAAGTTTGCTTTTCTATTGCCTATCATCCTTGgacaaagaaaatgatgaatttaaCAACTTCTACAGCATTAAACATTGAACACGAAGTTGAAAGATTTTCGCTGTTTGTTACTATTGCCATTGGTGAGTTTTTATATAAAGTTGTTGCACCAGGTAATTTAGGAGTTGGATTCAGTGCCAAATTTGCTCGAGGTCTTTTCTTATTGGCCAATGCctatatattattttggATTTACCAATATGGATCAACTTCCAACAAGGCAATTCATCCGTTACGTCACAGTGCATGGACGGCTATTCTGTGGATATATGCTCACGCTCCATTGATTGCAGCTTTGGTGTTGGCAGCAGATGCTGGTGGTGATTTGGCTAGTTTAGATAACACTAGTACTGCCAAACATCATTCTGTTTCTGAACACGGTAAGTCAGTGATATTTTTCGGGAAAGAAGGAACGTTATCAGAAGGtggagaagaagaagaaaagaatatgTATGCTCtatcatttttttatacTGGAGGAATCTGTGTTTCCTTAGTTTGTATGTTTATTTTGGGATTAGTGGAAACAAGCAGAGATCCACCAGAATTATTTGTTCTTCCTAAAAACTTGAGAATTGCATTAAGATTACCCATTGCAATAATTATTGTTCTTCTTAGTTTGGCTGAATTAAATACAACGTTATTGATGGGATTGGTAACTATGTTATTGGGGATCTtgttaatttttgaaagtGTTGTTGGAACTCCTAGATCAtgtttatttgattcaacaaGACCTAAGAAGGATACCAACACCAATACCAACACCAATaccaataccaataatGATGCCAATAACAATACCAATGTCAATTCCGATTAGAATTGGTTTTAGATAGTTGTTTTAGAtagttgatttgatttatatatacatatgTGTGTTTgtcttgattttttttcttcttcttgagTTGGTTGCAAaacatttaaaattttttttaatgcCAAGAACAACTAATTAGAATCGTGCAGTTTTCTTGGTTGtctattgtttgtttttacACTTTAGACTTTTATTATAGTTTCGAAGAGTTTCCTAGGAACTTGAGAACTTGTAGGATAACGCTAATAAGAATGGTGTATTTCTTAATTGAAAGTTATAATCGTAAAGATATAATGTAAAATAGATAGTtgattaaagaaaagataTAAAAAGTACTATAAAAATAAGTATTGTAAAACAAAGTATATAAAATCAAGCAAAATAGAATATTTGCACGCAAACTAAAAGTAGTGcaaaattaacaaaaaatgtaaaatACAACACTATTTAAATCTAATGGTGATCAACAACCGAACACAACCATCATTAGCCACTCTACCTCTACCTAAAAGTTACAAACCAAATGAAAGGGTGGTTAATTGGTTAGTCTTGCTAAACGACTTCAAGGTGGGCAACTACTCATTTAGAAATTTCATAAAGTTTTGgttgaaatatttataatacaTATACAAGTAGTCATACAAACTATTTACAAAGATGTCCtttcattaaattgattctatAATTGTGAAATGAtagaaaatatttcaaataaaactGCCTTATTGATATATGATAATTGATcagaataataatatgacGACTTGatagaatttgaattattccTTTTTTTAACATCTTGTTCCAACATACTTAaccaatttgttttcaaaattttcaaattttgtatTGCTGATTGGTATTGGTTCTGTGTTTGTTCGGTATCATTagattgaattgatttgaaaacttgaTGTATCTTGGTTTCTAAACTGATAAAAATAACttccaataaataattacTTATTCTTAATAGTTTAAGACCACcattattttgatattcAAGATAAATATCGGAATTTGATTTACGATTTATAATCTCCTGTTCgtatttattgaaatttaaaCTACcttcatttaataattgtttcACCATAGAAGTATTGgaagtggtggtggtggtggctTCATCAATGGTgtcaatatcattaatcAATCTAGTCAATATACTTGATAAATCATCTAATGTCCAATCGTTTTCCAACTGCTGGTTAGTACCGTTACTgctattattaataaatgcTTTGAATATTCGAATATAAATTCTAGTAGATAACGGTTGCTTTGCAATATTATCcataatattaattaattgtttgatttgatcAAAGTTTCCAAATTTGCAATATCcttcaattaaattcaaaaaagtTAATTCAACAGGGATCAATTTGTGAATAATTGTATTATCATTAGTGAtggatttcaattttgtatATATGAATTGCCAttcttgatttattattgaatcttCAGTGGTTAATCTTTTATAAGATATTGATTCCGAATTTTCATATTCTGGTGGTGTTGGTTTTGGATCTTGGAAGAATgccaattcaaataatttttcgGCTTGCTTGATGTATcctaattcaattaatgtTTGAGATATACTATTTACTATATCTGTGGTTAAGACTGGTATATTATTAgtaatataatcaattgtgCGGGCCAAATAGGTATCAAAATTCGGACGATCAATATACCAAGTGAAATAATATACCAAATGTCTTAATGAATTATCAGTCAATTTCAATGATGTATtggcggtggtggtggtggattGGCCAGGGTCGAGAATACATCCAAGATTAACTTTAGGTAAAATATCTTGaattatatcaaattgatcatGTCTGGTagccaataataataacacaCTTAATAAATCACGACGATTATCGCCAAACAGTTTAATTAACATTTGATAATTCCCCCAATTAAATTGAggataatttaataattttaattgtcgaggattaaaatttttcaataaatcttgACGATCcttgaaaaatgataaataaattaatcgAATTTGTTCAGGTTGAGTTATGGGTAAATTTGccaattttaaatcattaattattttaCCACACATATCATGATAAATTTgtcttttttcaatttctagatttaaagaatttataGCTGATTGataatcatttttaaaaatgttTGCTTCAATGACGTTTCTGTTACTATAATGAGGTTTCAGTAAtacaaatttataaataaaattttgtaaatcatcaaatgtAAGAAACCTTGGAGCTGGATGAGGTAAATCTAAATATCGTTTATATAATTCTTCATGATTAATAGAAAGATATTTCTTAGaattattaacaaaatcaaaatattcacttttattgttggtgctatgtaatgattttaatggatataattgtttaatgaaatttcgATACGGTATAGATTGATGATCAATTATCATTTCATTGGTATTTTTCTCCATTAATTCTTGACgaattttgatatttggaTCTAATGATTGTGAACgtttgattttcaaattatccCATATTCGTTGTTGAATAACATAAGGATCtgaaattaatgaagaatcgattttgaatttttctaCTAACAACGGttgatatttatcaattaataagTCGATACATTTTAATAATGGACCTGAATTATGGGCTTGTTCATCTTTAACTCTTGCTGTAAATGCTTCAATGGAAGTTAATAATATCTGAGGCGAGGAGCTGGTTGtagatgttgttgttttgaatCGTCGTAGAATATTCATATCatgattgttttaattaTCTGAAGTGGGTTAATATTCAAAGAGTTTTGTTAAGAGATTTGGTTctatatttttcttcatctctACCGGAGAACACACACTCACAACTGgcgagaaaaaaaaatatctttaCCAATGGGTAATCgaaggaagaaaaaaaaatttttccacCCCAACAATAACCACATAATCAACAGTCCACAACCACCCCCTTACCCCACTCACCCAGGATGAAGATTCAAACTGATGCAGCTAATGTTTTACAACGTGCATCAGCACAATTAAAATCTGgattattaaaagaaaaaccacTATGGTATGATATAATTGCCAAATATCCACCAACTTCAactaatgatttaattaaaaaatctCATGTTTATGAAGGTAAATCTGATCCaagaaataattcaattatttataaatatccaaattcaaataataaaaacaataatgttTTATTCAAGACTCGTCCACTgaataaagaattaaagtcaaaaaatcataatattcataaattaccaaaattaaaatttattgaagattcattaagaaaaattttttatcaacaacatccaTGGGAATTATCTCGTCCCaagaatttaattgataatggtaatggtaataataatgaaaaatgtGATTGGAGTCATATGTTACAATTACATAAACCATTAGATGGTGAATCGGTAGTACAACGTACATTATGGTTACTTAAGAATAACACTACTAAAGGTTTAACTATGGTGGAAGCATATGATAAAGctagatttgaattttataaattaagAATGAGTGAAGAAATGGAAAGTCATGTAgctaaagaagaaagtaCAATGTATGGAAGTGTATTCACTAGTACTACTGTGAATTGGAATTTATCTAAAGAACAAGAATATATTAATGATTGGACAATTATTGCTAAGGAAAGAACTCAAGTTATTGAAGCTAATATGAATAAATCTTCAGCTCCAATTGGTTctgttgttgaagaagaaaaatctCAATCTTCGttatttgaagatttattaCTGAATGATAATTTACAATCTGAACCGGAAGTTGAACAATCaggacaacaacaacaacaagagcaaccaaaacaagaaacaaactaacaataatagACTAGGAAAGTAAGagttataaattttttttctgtaaATAGAATGATAATGTATAAAAACCCAAATTATATTAATCAAGTTAAAATATTCaagaatatatatatatatgtatgtatgtatatattaattataaCAACTGTTTCACTCCCGCTTTGCCCATTAAAACCATTAATGATGACCATGTTCATCATGATGATCATCTTTCTTTAATACTAATTGTTCATATCCACAATATAAAGCAAATGCAACTGTTGCTATACCTAATCCAGGGAATGCATTTTTAAAACGATTAAATCTAGTGAATTGTCCTTGATATCTCCAAGCATCTCTTTTAGCCCATGGATTGCCATTACTACTGGTACCTTGACTTAATCttattattgaatgttgcataatgatgataatattgtGGTTGTTCTAACAGGTTGGATGTATGGTAGTggtagttttttttctcttttgttggtaaagattttttaaaattttttgattggGCGagaaaaatgaagaagTAGTGAGAAAGCGAAGAAAAACTAatcttgaaattgttgcaaacttatcaaaatcatcatttcAACTAACTACTCATTCATTATCTTTAAGGATTTCAAGTATTCTAGTATTGGGgtttaaaatatataaatccTCAGTCATTGAAGAGGTTAGTATTCTCATAGTGACACTTTAGTTACGTGAAATATGAtatgatatatatatttttcaaattaaaaaaaaaagaaagttaatactaacaaattaaaaaaaaaatcaaacccAAAATCATGATGATATAGATATATTTgtaaaaaccaaaaaaaaacgagGGAGATGTGCTTTAAGATATGTTGGAACTCAAAACACATACACATAACAATACTCCctagaaatgaaaaaagtacaagaaatagaaaaaataaaaaataacgaattatcatcatcatcaaacCAACCAAAACCTCAACTAACCAATCAGCAAGGTAACCAACAAACTCAAAATCAGCATGGTAAACACCATActattctttctttttataccgattttttcttttcttttcttccaTGATTACTAGGATTCCCATAAACAATCATAGCATTACCATTAGCATCAGTTTTAATATGAGTTTTCAAATGTTGAGCTAAATTATCGGATCGActaaatttcttt
This genomic stretch from Candida albicans SC5314 chromosome 1, complete sequence harbors:
- a CDS encoding uncharacterized protein (Ortholog of C. dubliniensis CD36 : Cd36_08410, C. parapsilosis CDC317 : CPAR2_301700, Candida tenuis NRRL Y-1498 : cten_CGOB_00267 and Debaryomyces hansenii CBS767 : DEHA2C10560g) yields the protein MNILRRFKTTTSTTSSSPQILLTSIEAFTARVKDEQAHNSGPLLKCIDLLIDKYQPLLVEKFKIDSSLISDPYVIQQRIWDNLKIKRSQSLDPNIKIRQELMEKNTNEMIIDHQSIPYRNFIKQLYPLKSLHSTNNKSEYFDFVNNSKKYLSINHEELYKRYLDLPHPAPRFLTFDDLQNFIYKFVLSKPHYSNRNVIEANIFKNDYQSAINSLNLEIEKRQIYHDMCGKIINDLKLANLPITQPEQIRLIYLSFFKDRQDLLKNFNPRQLKLLNYPQFNWGNYQMLIKSFGDNRRDLLSVLLLLATRHDQFDIIQDILPKVNLGCILDPGQSTTTTANTSLKLTDNSLRHLVYYFTWYIDRPNFDTYLARTIDYITNNIPVLTTDIVNSISQTLIELGYIKQAEKLFELAFFQDPKPTPPEYENSESISYKRLTTEDSIINQEWQFIYTKLKSITNDNTIIHKLIPVELTFLNLIEGYCKFGNFDQIKQLINIMDNIAKQPLSTRIYIRIFKAFINNSSNGTNQQLENDWTLDDLSSILTRLINDIDTIDEATTTTTSNTSMVKQLLNEGSLNFNKYEQEIINRKSNSDIYLEYQNNGGLKLLRISNYLLEVIFISLETKIHQVFKSIQSNDTEQTQNQYQSAIQNLKILKTNWLSMLEQDVKKRNNSNSIKSSYYYSDQLSYINKAVLFEIFSIISQL
- a CDS encoding mitochondrial 37S ribosomal protein mS23 (Ortholog(s) have structural constituent of ribosome activity and mitochondrial small ribosomal subunit localization), encoding MKIQTDAANVLQRASAQLKSGLLKEKPLWYDIIAKYPPTSTNDLIKKSHVYEGKSDPRNNSIIYKYPNSNNKNNNVLFKTRPSNKELKSKNHNIHKLPKLKFIEDSLRKIFYQQHPWELSRPKNLIDNGNGNNNEKCDWSHMLQLHKPLDGESVVQRTLWLLKNNTTKGLTMVEAYDKARFEFYKLRMSEEMESHVAKEESTMYGSVFTSTTVNWNLSKEQEYINDWTIIAKERTQVIEANMNKSSAPIGSVVEEEKSQSSLFEDLLSNDNLQSEPEVEQSGQQQQQEQPKQETN
- a CDS encoding uncharacterized protein (Has domain(s) with predicted NADH dehydrogenase (ubiquinone) activity, role in electron transport chain and mitochondrial respiratory chain complex I localization); the protein is MQHSIIRLSQGTSSNGNPWAKRDAWRYQGQFTRFNRFKNAFPGLGIATVAFALYCGYEQLVLKKDDHHDEHGHH